One window of Nocardioides dongkuii genomic DNA carries:
- a CDS encoding response regulator transcription factor, with amino-acid sequence MTARPVRVTLVDDHRLLSDSLVAALTAEGFAVRAVEPSPGPDLVHEIAATTPDLVLLDLDLGDSIDGTVLVRPLRAAGARVLVMTASTDALRHGAVLEQGAVGVLQKSRPFDELLTGITAAACGEDLLSPEDRRGLIRRWRAAAVEERDVAAGFARLSTREASVLEALQEGRSVREIAVGWHVSEATVRSQVHAILTKLGVTSQLQAVALARRGGWVPPA; translated from the coding sequence ATGACTGCTCGCCCGGTGCGGGTGACCCTGGTGGACGACCACCGCCTCCTGAGCGACAGCCTGGTCGCCGCGCTGACCGCCGAGGGGTTCGCGGTACGTGCCGTCGAGCCGTCCCCGGGCCCCGATCTCGTGCACGAGATCGCCGCGACGACCCCGGACCTGGTCCTCCTCGACCTCGACCTCGGCGACTCGATCGACGGCACCGTCCTGGTCCGCCCCCTGCGCGCCGCGGGGGCCCGGGTCCTCGTGATGACGGCGTCGACGGACGCCCTGCGTCATGGTGCGGTGCTCGAGCAGGGCGCCGTCGGCGTGCTCCAGAAGTCCCGGCCCTTCGACGAGCTCCTCACCGGCATCACGGCAGCGGCGTGCGGCGAGGACCTGCTCTCCCCCGAGGACCGTCGTGGGCTGATCCGGCGATGGCGTGCCGCTGCCGTGGAGGAGCGCGACGTCGCGGCCGGATTCGCCCGCCTCTCCACGCGGGAGGCGAGCGTGCTCGAAGCGCTCCAGGAAGGCCGGTCCGTGCGGGAGATCGCCGTCGGATGGCACGTCAGCGAGGCCACGGTGCGCAGCCAGGTCCATGCGATCCTGACCAAGCTGGGCGTGACGTCCCAGCTCCAGGCGGTGGCACTGGCGAGGCGCGGCGGGTGGGTCCCCCCGGCCTGA
- a CDS encoding sensor histidine kinase, giving the protein MFHPRRRAFARHPALSRVQSVAIGVAVAVLTLLAETGRLATHQFVTTFEVIALGLFVSAGALRTARWRVHRDRAGAVVGSALVVLGVGLLSQLQPGPARAELTGAAPEEIRTALLTAAVVALLAHALLLSSRARPRPVVTIVAATSLVTLGSSALVAMSGLLPDALRYGGSGAACVRAGTAVAWALLALLAVRRRGACAWAGRTILPLAGMSAAAALYAVALLPSSAGDGLAVAAALVTAAVACTAMHHALADVEVAAGADQAVLERELLAATAAVAKRDAWREDLGHDATNALAGLRSALGTLERYAAHLDAATISTLQQAALAEVNHVERLLERREADPRVELDVAAAVRDVVATRRATGSRVRFARLDGTALGRPGDLATVLHNLLINAARHGPGARTVVDVERLPGLVEIHVVDDGPGMPDGLAARVFERGVHGGHRLSTGLGLFIARQLMREQGGDLELRGHAAGCHFVLTLPSAEAVRELQPADPVVGAHGLLGTAR; this is encoded by the coding sequence ATGTTCCATCCACGTCGTCGCGCGTTCGCGCGTCATCCGGCGCTGTCGCGAGTCCAGAGCGTCGCGATCGGGGTCGCGGTCGCCGTGCTCACGCTGCTCGCGGAGACCGGCCGGCTGGCGACGCACCAGTTCGTCACCACCTTCGAGGTCATCGCCCTCGGGCTGTTCGTGTCCGCCGGCGCCCTGCGGACCGCGCGCTGGCGGGTCCACCGCGACCGCGCCGGAGCGGTGGTCGGATCCGCCCTCGTCGTGCTGGGCGTGGGTCTGCTGTCCCAGCTGCAGCCGGGGCCTGCCCGCGCCGAGCTGACCGGCGCAGCCCCCGAGGAGATCAGGACAGCACTGCTGACCGCCGCGGTGGTCGCCCTCCTGGCGCACGCGTTGCTGCTGTCGTCCCGGGCGCGTCCCCGCCCCGTGGTGACCATCGTGGCCGCGACCTCGCTCGTCACCCTGGGCTCGTCGGCCCTCGTGGCCATGAGCGGGCTCCTTCCCGACGCGCTGCGGTACGGCGGGTCGGGGGCTGCCTGCGTCCGGGCCGGGACGGCAGTGGCCTGGGCGTTGCTGGCGCTGCTGGCCGTACGGCGCCGCGGCGCCTGCGCGTGGGCGGGCCGCACGATCCTGCCGCTCGCCGGCATGAGTGCCGCCGCCGCGCTGTACGCCGTGGCGCTGCTCCCGTCGTCGGCGGGCGACGGCCTCGCGGTGGCCGCCGCACTCGTCACGGCAGCCGTCGCGTGCACCGCCATGCACCACGCGCTCGCCGACGTCGAGGTCGCTGCCGGAGCCGACCAGGCGGTCCTGGAGCGGGAGCTCCTGGCCGCGACGGCCGCGGTCGCGAAGCGGGACGCGTGGCGCGAGGACCTCGGGCACGACGCCACCAACGCCCTCGCGGGACTCCGTTCGGCCCTCGGCACCCTCGAGCGCTACGCCGCCCACCTCGACGCGGCGACCATCAGCACCCTGCAACAGGCAGCCCTGGCCGAGGTGAACCACGTCGAGCGGCTGCTCGAGCGCCGCGAGGCCGACCCTCGCGTCGAGCTCGACGTGGCCGCCGCGGTGCGGGACGTCGTGGCGACCCGGCGCGCGACGGGATCACGCGTCCGGTTCGCCCGGCTGGACGGCACCGCCCTGGGTCGTCCCGGCGACCTCGCCACCGTGCTGCACAACCTGCTGATCAACGCGGCCCGGCACGGTCCGGGCGCCCGGACCGTCGTGGACGTGGAGCGCCTCCCGGGCCTGGTCGAGATCCACGTCGTCGACGACGGCCCCGGCATGCCGGACGGCCTCGCCGCTCGGGTCTTCGAGCGAGGGGTCCACGGAGGTCACCGCCTCAGCACGGGCCTCGGCCTCTTCATCGCGCGCCAGCTGATGCGTGAGCAGGGCGGTGACCTCGAGCTGCGCGGTCACGCGGCGGGCTGCCACTTCGTCCTGACGCTCCCCTCCGCCGAGGCCGTCCGGGAGCTGCAGCCGGCCGACCCGGTCGTCGGGGCCCACGGCCTCCTCGGCACGGCGCGATGA